In Kordia antarctica, the following proteins share a genomic window:
- the guaA gene encoding glutamine-hydrolyzing GMP synthase, which translates to MQHDKVLILDFGSQYTQLIARRVRELNIYSEIFPFNKIPANVDEYKAVILSGSPMSVRSAEAFHPDLKGIRGKKPLLAVCYGAQYLAHFSGGEVAESNTREYGRANLNFVQDNEPFLAGISVGSQVWMSHSDTIKSLPTNGKLLASTHDVKNAAYKIEGETTYAIQFHPEVYHSKDGKQLLENFLVTIANVNPDWTPNAFVGETVEALKAQLGNDKVVLGLSGGVDSSVAAMLLHKAIGENLYCIFVNNGLLRKNEYTSVLEQYEGMGLNVKGVDASARFLDALAGLSDPEEKRKAIGRVFIEVFDDEAHQIQNVTWLAQGTIYPDVIESVSATGGPSATIKSHHNVGGLPDFMKLKIVEPLKALFKDEVRRVGASMEMDKQLLGRHPFPGPGLAIRILGDITAEKVRILQEVDAVFIDGLRTWNLYDKVWQAGAILLPVNSVGVMGDERTYEKVVALRAVESTDGMTADWVDLPYKFLQKVSNDIINKVKGVNRVVYDISSKPPATIEWE; encoded by the coding sequence ATGCAACACGACAAGGTATTAATATTAGACTTCGGATCGCAATACACACAACTAATTGCGCGTAGAGTTCGAGAACTGAACATCTATTCCGAAATTTTTCCATTCAACAAAATTCCAGCAAACGTAGACGAATATAAGGCGGTGATTCTTTCGGGAAGTCCAATGTCTGTACGTTCTGCGGAAGCGTTTCATCCAGATTTAAAAGGCATTCGTGGTAAAAAGCCACTATTAGCCGTTTGTTACGGTGCGCAATATTTGGCACATTTTTCTGGCGGAGAAGTTGCCGAATCAAACACACGAGAATATGGACGCGCCAATTTGAATTTCGTTCAAGACAATGAACCTTTCTTAGCTGGAATTTCAGTAGGAAGTCAAGTTTGGATGAGTCATAGTGATACCATTAAAAGTTTGCCAACCAACGGAAAACTGTTAGCAAGTACGCACGATGTAAAAAATGCGGCTTATAAAATAGAAGGAGAAACTACATATGCGATTCAGTTTCATCCAGAAGTATATCATTCCAAAGATGGAAAACAATTACTAGAAAATTTTCTAGTAACTATTGCAAATGTAAATCCTGATTGGACACCAAACGCATTTGTAGGAGAAACTGTAGAAGCTTTAAAAGCACAACTAGGAAACGATAAAGTTGTACTTGGATTATCTGGCGGAGTTGACTCAAGTGTTGCGGCAATGTTATTACACAAAGCCATTGGAGAAAATTTATATTGCATTTTCGTAAACAACGGATTGTTACGTAAAAACGAATATACAAGTGTTTTAGAACAATATGAAGGCATGGGACTCAATGTAAAAGGAGTTGATGCTTCGGCACGCTTTTTGGATGCGCTAGCAGGATTGAGTGATCCAGAAGAAAAACGAAAAGCCATTGGTCGTGTATTTATTGAAGTGTTTGATGATGAAGCACACCAAATACAAAATGTAACTTGGTTGGCACAAGGAACTATTTATCCTGATGTGATAGAAAGTGTAAGTGCAACAGGTGGACCAAGTGCTACTATAAAAAGTCATCACAATGTTGGCGGTTTGCCCGATTTTATGAAATTGAAAATCGTAGAACCACTAAAAGCATTGTTTAAAGATGAAGTTCGGAGAGTTGGTGCTTCTATGGAAATGGACAAACAATTATTAGGCCGTCATCCGTTTCCAGGACCAGGATTGGCCATCAGGATTTTGGGCGATATTACTGCTGAAAAAGTTCGTATATTACAAGAAGTTGACGCTGTTTTTATTGACGGATTACGCACTTGGAATTTGTATGATAAAGTATGGCAAGCTGGCGCAATATTATTACCTGTAAACTCTGTTGGAGTTATGGGAGACGAGCGAACATATGAAAAAGTAGTCGCATTGCGCGCTGTAGAAAGTACAGACGGAATGACGGCAGATTGGGTAGATTTACCTTATAAGTTTTTACAAAAAGTATCTAACGATATAATAAATAAAGTAAAAGGCGTTAATAGAGTAGTGTATGACATTAGCTCAAAACCGCCAGCAACCATTGAATGGGAATAA
- a CDS encoding LysM peptidoglycan-binding domain-containing protein, whose amino-acid sequence MKKFLGFFLAIVLTGCSATAQQYKSHTVARGETVESIADKYNVSVDDIIKLNPETRRGVRKNNVLVIPSKSIKVSKDVEVTFINHKVRRKETLYSISKKYGIAIDDIKKFNEKVAKNGLKRGDRIAIPVFNTKKDEVVEVVSGTDEEETKNEEASFEIYTVKAKETKWGIAHSYGLTIEELEDLNPEIKDGLKIGQEIKLPIRTDKPQVASTEKYVFYDVKPKQTLYTLTRKFGVSEEELILLNPALKDGLKAGMVLKLPIAETENLEVIGAVIVDRFNFLENASTENVSNIVIMLPFKLNEMNMDSVSQTKDKLKNDRLLNYATEFYTGSLMALDSMKQLGFSVNVKILDNQGNKVATRRLVQSNDFSNVNAVIGPILDSNVEIVAAELKSDGIPVISPLSSIEVKHRNVYQSVPTKKILEETMLAFITEKGQNKNVIIIASNSHAAIKARLQSALPNASVFNPEKGNYIQPTKILPLLKKDEENWVILETDDLSLIANVTSVLNSYTTSEKRKIVLLTTNKSDSYDNHSNVYNSHLANLSFHYPSIDKPSSLDNIFVKNYERTYNISPSTIATRGFDITFDVLLRLAYDKDLAKSVRSGAITNYVENRFEYDKKLFGGFFNKGVYIVMYDGLEIKKAN is encoded by the coding sequence ATGAAAAAGTTTTTAGGATTTTTTTTAGCAATAGTATTGACAGGTTGTTCTGCAACAGCACAGCAATACAAAAGTCATACGGTAGCTAGAGGAGAAACCGTAGAAAGTATTGCCGATAAATATAATGTGAGCGTTGATGATATTATAAAACTTAATCCTGAAACAAGACGCGGCGTTCGTAAAAACAATGTGTTGGTTATTCCTTCGAAATCTATAAAGGTTTCCAAAGATGTTGAGGTTACATTTATCAATCATAAAGTAAGACGAAAAGAAACGTTATACAGCATTTCAAAAAAATATGGTATTGCGATTGATGATATCAAAAAATTCAATGAAAAAGTAGCTAAAAATGGTTTGAAAAGAGGCGATCGTATTGCAATTCCTGTTTTTAATACAAAGAAAGATGAAGTTGTTGAAGTTGTTTCTGGTACAGATGAAGAAGAAACTAAAAATGAAGAAGCTTCTTTTGAAATCTATACGGTAAAAGCAAAAGAAACAAAATGGGGAATTGCGCATAGTTACGGTCTTACGATTGAAGAATTGGAAGATCTCAATCCAGAAATCAAAGACGGATTAAAAATTGGACAAGAAATAAAATTGCCGATTCGTACAGACAAACCACAAGTTGCTAGTACTGAAAAATATGTGTTTTACGATGTAAAGCCAAAACAAACACTCTATACGTTAACAAGAAAGTTTGGTGTTTCGGAAGAAGAACTTATTTTGTTAAATCCTGCGTTGAAAGATGGTTTAAAAGCTGGAATGGTATTAAAGTTGCCAATTGCGGAGACAGAAAATTTAGAAGTTATTGGCGCTGTCATTGTTGATAGATTCAACTTTTTGGAAAATGCAAGCACAGAAAATGTATCAAATATTGTCATTATGTTACCGTTTAAGTTGAACGAAATGAACATGGATTCTGTGAGTCAAACTAAGGACAAATTAAAAAATGATCGTTTACTAAACTACGCTACCGAATTTTACACAGGTTCATTAATGGCATTGGATTCTATGAAACAATTAGGGTTTTCTGTAAATGTGAAAATACTTGACAATCAAGGAAATAAAGTTGCGACTAGAAGGTTGGTGCAAAGCAATGACTTTTCAAATGTAAACGCGGTTATTGGTCCAATTTTAGATTCAAACGTAGAAATTGTAGCTGCAGAACTAAAATCAGATGGAATTCCTGTTATTTCTCCACTTTCAAGTATAGAAGTAAAACATAGAAATGTGTACCAATCGGTTCCAACAAAAAAAATATTGGAGGAAACTATGCTTGCGTTTATTACAGAAAAAGGGCAAAATAAGAATGTAATTATCATAGCGAGTAATAGTCATGCAGCTATCAAAGCGCGATTGCAATCAGCTTTACCAAATGCCAGTGTATTCAATCCTGAAAAGGGAAATTACATACAACCAACAAAAATTTTACCATTACTAAAAAAAGACGAAGAAAACTGGGTAATTTTGGAAACAGATGATTTGTCACTCATAGCAAATGTCACTTCTGTATTGAATTCATACACAACAAGCGAAAAACGAAAAATTGTATTATTGACAACAAATAAAAGTGATAGTTATGACAATCATAGCAATGTTTATAACAGTCATTTAGCCAATTTGAGTTTTCACTATCCATCTATAGATAAGCCGTCATCTTTAGACAATATATTTGTAAAAAACTACGAACGTACTTATAACATTTCGCCAAGTACAATTGCTACGCGTGGATTTGACATTACTTTTGATGTTTTATTGCGTTTGGCATATGACAAAGATTTGGCAAAAAGTGTACGATCTGGTGCGATTACTAATTATGTAGAAAACAGATTTGAATACGATAAAAAATTATTTGGCGGATTTTTTAATAAAGGTGTTTACATTGTAATGTACGATGGATTAGAAATTAAAAAAGCCAATTAA
- a CDS encoding OsmC family protein, which produces MTSKVTYKGNLRTVSQHIKSGNEFITDAPTDNNGKGEAFSPTDTVATGLASCMLTVMGIKAEQLGVHMEGTTAEVTKTMASNPRRISKIEVKLNLPFEADTKTRKILENTANTCPVHYSLHPDIEKIVEFHWK; this is translated from the coding sequence ATGACTTCAAAAGTAACTTACAAAGGAAATCTTAGAACGGTTTCTCAACATATAAAATCTGGAAATGAATTCATTACAGATGCGCCAACAGACAATAATGGCAAAGGAGAAGCGTTTTCTCCAACAGATACTGTAGCAACAGGACTTGCAAGTTGCATGTTAACTGTGATGGGAATTAAGGCGGAACAATTAGGTGTACACATGGAAGGCACAACTGCGGAAGTGACCAAAACAATGGCGTCAAATCCGAGAAGAATCTCTAAAATAGAAGTCAAGCTTAATTTGCCTTTTGAAGCGGATACTAAGACAAGAAAAATATTAGAAAACACAGCAAATACCTGTCCTGTGCATTACAGTTTGCATCCAGATATTGAGAAAATTGTTGAATTTCATTGGAAATAA
- a CDS encoding DUF922 domain-containing protein yields MYKLLVVLCVFLFVQDEESIAWTQNQKLHWGNFEGEPKPNTGAVAITASGITYGFSSKTFSDSDKIEYTTDVEAQFYPDRSWYLKERVNDTILKHEQLHFDITELHARKLRKRIKNVKTTKNIQQVISKIYDEVSAELNKMQNDYDKGSEHSINYEGQVKWQKLIAKELQEHSRYRK; encoded by the coding sequence ATGTATAAACTCTTAGTCGTACTTTGTGTTTTTTTATTCGTTCAAGACGAAGAATCTATTGCGTGGACACAAAATCAAAAACTACATTGGGGAAATTTTGAAGGTGAACCAAAACCGAATACTGGAGCTGTTGCAATTACAGCTTCTGGAATTACCTATGGATTTAGTTCAAAAACCTTTTCCGACAGTGATAAAATAGAATATACAACCGATGTAGAGGCACAATTTTATCCAGATCGATCATGGTATTTAAAAGAACGTGTCAACGATACTATATTAAAGCACGAACAATTACATTTTGATATTACTGAATTGCATGCGCGTAAACTTCGAAAGCGCATCAAAAATGTAAAAACTACAAAGAATATTCAGCAAGTCATTTCTAAAATTTACGATGAAGTTAGTGCCGAATTAAATAAAATGCAAAATGATTATGACAAAGGTTCAGAGCATTCTATAAATTATGAAGGACAAGTAAAGTGGCAAAAACTTATTGCAAAAGAACTTCAAGAACATAGTAGATATAGAAAATAA
- a CDS encoding DUF3820 family protein — protein sequence MTDFPSKEAQQKLLIELAHAKMPFGKYKGKYLVNLPEFYLIWYRQKGFPKGKIGQQLAQMLDIKINGLEPIIYNIQRKFEKR from the coding sequence ATGACTGATTTCCCAAGCAAAGAAGCGCAACAAAAACTACTCATTGAATTGGCGCACGCTAAAATGCCTTTTGGTAAGTATAAAGGTAAATATTTGGTCAATCTGCCAGAATTCTATCTAATTTGGTATCGTCAAAAAGGATTTCCAAAAGGAAAAATTGGACAACAATTAGCGCAAATGCTTGATATTAAAATAAATGGTTTAGAGCCAATCATTTACAACATCCAACGGAAGTTTGAAAAGCGTTAA
- a CDS encoding N-acetylmuramoyl-L-alanine amidase, with the protein MIVLLDNGHGGLINGTYQTPGKRSPIWNDGSQLFEGEFNRAIVNGIIEDLTTLRIPYVNIAAEYRDVTLETRMSRANKFGSRNCFYLSVHSNAGGGHGSEVFTSPGNTKSDKIATVFGEEFKREFPNRRLRTDFSDGDLDKEENFYVLKRTRMPAILTENFFMDNEEECKSLLMTRDGRAKIIKYHVDAIKRVQQELF; encoded by the coding sequence ATGATAGTATTACTAGACAACGGTCACGGAGGTTTAATCAATGGAACTTACCAAACACCAGGAAAACGTTCACCAATATGGAATGATGGTTCGCAACTATTTGAAGGCGAATTTAATAGAGCAATTGTAAACGGAATTATTGAAGATTTAACAACACTTCGAATTCCATATGTAAATATAGCCGCCGAATATAGAGATGTAACTTTAGAAACACGTATGAGCAGAGCCAATAAATTTGGTTCAAGAAATTGTTTCTATCTTAGTGTACACTCAAATGCAGGTGGCGGACATGGAAGTGAAGTGTTTACGTCGCCAGGAAATACTAAAAGCGATAAAATTGCAACGGTTTTTGGGGAAGAATTCAAAAGAGAATTCCCGAATCGTAGATTGCGAACAGATTTCTCCGATGGCGATTTAGACAAAGAAGAAAATTTCTACGTCCTCAAACGCACAAGAATGCCAGCAATACTAACGGAAAACTTCTTTATGGATAATGAAGAAGAATGCAAATCGTTATTAATGACGCGTGACGGACGAGCAAAAATCATTAAATATCACGTAGATGCTATCAAAAGAGTACAACAAGAATTATTTTAA